One part of the Aspergillus luchuensis IFO 4308 DNA, chromosome 5, nearly complete sequence genome encodes these proteins:
- a CDS encoding zinc-dependent alcohol dehydrogenase family protein (COG:Q;~EggNog:ENOG410PUUN;~InterPro:IPR013154,IPR013149,IPR036291,IPR011032, IPR020843;~PFAM:PF00107,PF08240,PF13602;~go_function: GO:0016491 - oxidoreductase activity [Evidence IEA];~go_process: GO:0055114 - oxidation-reduction process [Evidence IEA]): MPASQQQTVFRLDKERASYRNLKAHREDIPKPSKYEVLMKVKGVSLNYRDIAISTSKYPFPVKDNVVPCSDAAGVVVEVGEGVRSISVGDHIIATLDFSNVFGQQMSWMGGQGGPVDGVLREYLLVPAVSAVKVPKDSPHTFNEWSTLVVTGVTVWNALYGCIPLRPGQVVLCQGTGGVSITGLILAKAAGAKTISTSSSDEKLEIAKRKYGADITINYKTHPEWSKEVLASTDGKGVDYVLENGGSGTIAESLNCIKMGGQVAIIGFLARASQEQMPDVASLALEKGAVVRGIQGGSTQLLQEVTEFVAQKALRMPVEKVFGFTQKEVIDAYDYVASGSHIGKICIQVGE, encoded by the exons ATGCCGGCATCTCAACAACAGACCGTCTTTCGTCTTGACAAAGAACGAGCCTCCTATCGTAATTTGAAGGCGCACAGGGAGGATATTCCAAAGCCATCTAAGTACGAAGTACTTATGAAGGTGAAGGGTGTCTCTTTAAATTATCGAGACATCGCGATCTCAACATCGAAGTATCCATTCCCGGTCAAAGATAATGTCGTTCCATGCTCTGATGCGGCCGGAGTCGTGGTTGAAGTTGGCGAGGGGGTCCGCAGCATCTCTGTTGGCGACCATATCATTGCGACACTGGACTTCTCAAACGTCTTTGGACAGCAAATGAGCTGGATGGGCGGGCAAGGTGGTCCTGTTGACGGTGTCCTGAGGGAGTATCTACTTGTCCCTGCAGTATCGGCGGTGAAAGTTCCGAAAGACTCCCCGCACACCTTTAACGAGTGGTCTACCCTAGTGGTAACTGGCGTGACCGTCTGGAATGCCCTTTACGGATGTATTCCCTTACGCCCCGGTCAGGTTGTACTTTGCCAAG GAACTGGAGGAGTTTCTATTACAGGATTAATCCTTGCCAAGGCAGCAGGAGCTAAGACAATCAGCACTTCTTCAAGCGATGAGAAGCTCGAGATtgcgaaaagaaaatacgGTGCGGATATAACCATTAACTATAAAACACATCCTGAATGGTCCAAGGAGGTACTGGCCTCCACGGATGGAAAAGGCGTGGATTACGTCCTTGAAAATGGAGGCTCTGGAACCATTGCTGAGAGTCTCAATTGTATCAAAATGGGTGGGCAAGTTGCCATCATCGGCTTCTTAGCCCGAGCGTCACAAGAGCAAATGCCTGATGTGGCTTCTCTGGCTTTGGAAAAAGGGGCTGTGGTTCGCGGAATTCAAGGTGGATCGACTCAGCTTCTGCAGGAAGTCACCGAATTTGTGGCTCAGAAAGCACTTCGCATGCCAGTTGAGAAGGTTTTCGGCTTCACACAGAAAGAGGTTATTGATGCGTACGATTATGTTGCCTCTGGCAGTCATATTGGAAAGATTTGTATCCAGGTCGGAGAGTAG